A stretch of Panthera uncia isolate 11264 chromosome A1 unlocalized genomic scaffold, Puncia_PCG_1.0 HiC_scaffold_16, whole genome shotgun sequence DNA encodes these proteins:
- the RPL21 gene encoding 60S ribosomal protein L21, which translates to MTNTKGKRRGTRYMFSRPFRKHGVVPLATYMRIYKKGDIVDIKGMGTVQKGMPHKCYHGKTGRVYNVTQHAVGIVVNKQVKGKILAKRINVRIEHIKHSKSRDSFLKRVKENDQKKKEAKEKGTWVQLKRQPAPPREAHFVRTNGKEPELLEPIPYEFMA; encoded by the exons ATGAccaacacaaagggaaagaggagaggtacTCGCTATATGTTCTCTAGGCCTTTTAGAAAACATG GAGTTGTTCCTTTGGCAACATACATGCGAATCTACAAGAAAGGTGATATTGTGGACATCAAG GGAATGGGCACTGTTCAAAAAGGAATGCCCCACAAATGTTACCACGGCAAAACTGGAAGAGTCTACAATGTTACCCAGCATGCTGTTGGCATTGTTGTCAACAAACAAGTTAA GGGCAAGATTCTTGCTAAGAGAATTAATGTACGTATCGAGCACATTAAGCACTCAAAGAGCCGAGACAGCTTCCTGAAGCGCgtgaaggaaaatgatcagaaaaagaaggaagccaaggagaaaggtaCTTGGGTTCAACTGAAGCGCCAG cctgcCCCACCCAGAGAAGCACACTTTGTGAGAACCAATGGAAAGGAGCCTGAGCTGTTGGAACCCATTCCCTATGAATTCATGGCgtga